A stretch of DNA from Anaerobacillus sp. CMMVII:
AAATTTAACTGGCCCCAAATTGCTATTTGCCTTTTTAAGCATCTGCTCAATTTCGGGAATATGTTGGTGCTCATTGACTTTGTAAATTTTGAAATTTTCATTTACCTCACAATAGCTCGTAGCCAAGCTCGCATTACGACCTGCACCAGAAACCCCGGATTTCGCATCAATGATGATGGATTCCGTGTCTACTGCAAAATTCTTAAGTAGTGGAAACAACCCCAGAATAGTGGCAGTTGGGTAACAACCTGGATTGGCAATTAATCTAGCATTCTTTATTTCTTGTCGATTTATTTCTGTTAAACCGTAAATTGCCTTTTCTAGTACATGTTTAGGAGCAGCTTTTTTCTTATACCAATTTTCATAAACTGCAGAATCCCTAAAACGTAAATCACCAGATAAATCAATGACTTTTATACCATTTTCAACAAATGCAGGTGATAGTTCCCTAGAAACTCCTGAGGGTGTAGCCATAAAAACTATATCAGTATCTTTGGAAATTTTCTCAATATCAATCGGCTCTAATTTTTGCAAATAACTCGCGCCTATAGTAGCCCCAACCTGTGAAGATGAATGTATTGTATAATTACGAATCAATTTATGTTGGTGGAGAATGCGAACTAATTCTGCTCCTCCATACCCAGTTGCCCCAATTACCGCTGCCTTCATATTTCTCCTCTTTTCTTTGTCACTTCATTTAACGATTTAATGTTGTTTTTAATTATAAGATTGAATAAAAATAAAATCAACTGTATTTTTATATTTTTTTATTTTAGAAAATATATAGGTAAACAGCTGATACATATGGACACTTTCATTTTTCTTTGTATTCTTATTATTCCTTAACTTATTTTTATACATTAACCCATAAAAATTAATATTGATAATGATTATCATTCGTGATAACTGTCACATCTTATTTTATGAAGGCCATTTATAATGAAGCAAGAAGAACAAATAAAAGGAGTTGTGATTAATGTCAGGAAA
This window harbors:
- the argC gene encoding N-acetyl-gamma-glutamyl-phosphate reductase, with amino-acid sequence MKAAVIGATGYGGAELVRILHQHKLIRNYTIHSSSQVGATIGASYLQKLEPIDIEKISKDTDIVFMATPSGVSRELSPAFVENGIKVIDLSGDLRFRDSAVYENWYKKKAAPKHVLEKAIYGLTEINRQEIKNARLIANPGCYPTATILGLFPLLKNFAVDTESIIIDAKSGVSGAGRNASLATSYCEVNENFKIYKVNEHQHIPEIEQMLKKANSNLGPVKFNTHLVPMTRGIMATIYCKPLQMITEKELRELYQHHYQEDKFVRVRGIGEYPATKEVYGSNYCDIGITYDERTGWVTIVSVIDNLMKGAAGQAVQNLNVMLGIDEGTGLLAPPILP